The Streptomyces sp. NBC_00459 DNA segment TCGCCGCCGTCACCGGTCGCCGGGAGCAGTCCCTCGGCCCGCAGCTCGGCGACGGTCGCGCCGAGCGAGATCCGGGCGGCGGCCTTCGCCAGCGGCACCGCGGTCGCCTTCGAGGTGAAGGGGACCGTACGGGACGCGCGCGGGTTGGCCTCCAGGACGTAGAGGATGTCGCCGGCCAGCGCGAACTGGATGTTGATCAGGCCCCGGACGCCCACCCCGCGCGCGATGGCCTCGGTCGAGGTCCGCAGCCGCTTGATGTCGAAGCCGCCCAGGGTGATCGGGGGCAGCGCGCACGCCGAGTCGCCGGAGTGGATGCCGGCCTCCTCGATGTGCTCCATGACGCCGCCGAGGTACAGCTCCTCGCCGTCGTACAGGGCGTCGACGTCGATCTCGATCGCGTCGTCGAGGAAGCGGTCGACCAGGACCGGCCGGGAGGGGCTGATCTCGGTCGACTCGGCGATGTAGGAGGACAGCCGGGTCTCGTCGTACACGATCTCCATGCCGCGTCCACCGAGGACGTACGACGGGCGTACGAGGACCGGATAGCCGATCTCGTCCGCGATCGCCTTGGCCTCGGCGAAGGTGGTCGCCGTGCCGTGCTTGGGGGCCGGGAGACCGGCCTCCGCGAGGACCCGGCCGAAGGCGCCCCGGTCCTCGGCGGCGTGGATGGCCTCGGGCGGGGTGCCCACGACCGGTACGCCGTTGTCCTTGAGGGCCTGCGCGAGGCCCAGCGGGGTCTGGCCGCCGAGCTGCACGATCACGCCCGCGATCGGGCCCGCCAGGGACTCCGCGTGGACGATCTCCAGCACGTCTTCCAGCGTCAGCGGCTCGAAGTACAGACGGTCGGAGGTGTCGTAGTCCGTGGAGACGGTCTCCGGGTTGCAGTTGACCATCACGGTCTCGTAGCCCGCGTCGCTCAGCGCGAAGGAGGCGTGGACACAGGAGTAGTCGAACTCGATGCCCTGGCCGATGCGGTTGGGGCCGGAGCCGAGGATGATGACGGCCGGCTTCTCGCGGCTCGCGACCTCGGTCTCCTCGTCGTACGAGGAGTAGAAGTACGGAGTCTTGGCCGCGAACTCGGCGGCGCACGTGTCGACCGTCTTGTACACCGGGCGTACGCCCAGCGCGTGCCGCACCTCGCGCACGACGTCCTCGCGCAGCCCCCGGATCTCACCGATCTGCTGGTCGGAGAAGCCGTGCCGCTTGGCCTCGGCCAGGAGTTCGGGATTCAGCCGCTCCGCCTCCGCCAGCTCGTCCGCGATCTCCTTGATCAGGAACAGCTGGTCGACGAACCACGGGTCGATCTTCGTGGCCTCGAAGACCTCCTCGGGCGTGGCGCCCGCGCGGATGGCCTGCATGACGGTGTTGACGCGCCCGTCGGTCGGCCGTACGGACTCCGCCAGCAGCTCGGCCTTGTCGCCGATCTCGCCGACGAACGTGAACTGGCTGCCCTTCTTCTCCAGCGACCGCAGCGCCTTCTGGAGGGCCTCGGTGAAGTTGCGGCCGATGGCCATGGCCTCGCCGACCGACTTCATGGTGGTCGTCAGCGTGGAGTCGGCGCTCGGGAACTTCTCGAACGCGAACCTCGGGGCCTTCACTACGACGTAGTCGAGCGTCGGTTCGAAGGACGCCGGGGTCTTCTCCGTGATGTCGTTCGGGATCTCGTCGAGGGTGTAGCCGACGGCCAGCTTTGCGGCGATCTTGGCGATCGGGAAGCCGGTCGCCTTCGACGCGAGGGCCGAGGAGCGCGACACGCGCGGGTTCATCTCGATGACGATGATGCGGCCGTCGTCCGGGTTGACCGCGAACTGGATGTTGCAGCCGCCGGTGTCGACCCCGACCTCGCGGATGATCGCGATGCCGATGTCGCGCAGGCGCTGGTACTCGCGGTCGGTCAGCGTCATCGAGGGCGCCACGGTGATCGAGTCACCGGTGTGCACGCCCATGGGGTCGAAGTTCTCGATGGAACAGACGACGACCACGTTGTCGTTCTTGTCGCGCATCAGCTCCAGCTCGTACTCCTTCCAGCCGAGGATGGACTCCTCCAGGAGCACCTCAGTGGTCGGAGACAGGGTCAGGCCCTGGCCGGCGATGCGGCGCAGTTCCTCCTCGTCGTGGGCGAAGCCGGAGCCGGCGCCGCCCATGGTGAAGGAGGGCCGGACGACGACGGGGTAGCCGCCGAGCGTGTCGACGCCCGCGATCACGTCGTCCATGGAGTGGCAGATGACCGACCGGGCGGACTCGCCGTGCCCGATCTTCGCGCGGACGGCCTCGACGACGCCCTTGAAGAGGTCGCGGTCCTCGCCCTTGTTGATCGCCTCGACGTTGGCGCCGATCAGCTCGACACCGTACTTCTCCAGCACACCCTGCTCGTGCATGGAGATCGCGGTGTTCAGGGCCGTCTGGCCGCCCAGGGTGGGCAGGAGGGCGTCCGGCCGCTCCTTGGCGATGATCTTCTCGACGAACTCGGGGGTGATCGGCTCGACATAGGTGGCGTCGGCGATCTCCGGGTCGGTCATGATCGTCGCCGGGTTGGAGTTGACCAGGATGACCCGGATGCCCTCGGCGCGCAGGATGCGGCACGCCTGGGTGCCGGAGTAGTCGAACTCGGCGGCCTGGCCGATGACGATCGGGCCGGAGCCGATGACCAGGACGGACTGGATATCGGTGCGCTTAGGCACGCTGGCCCTCCATCAGTGCGGTGAAGCGGTCGAACAGGTAGGCGGCGTCATGCGGGCCCGCAGCCGCTTCGGGGTGGTACTGGACGCTGAACGCGGGCCGGTCGAGCAGCTGGAGCCCTTCCACGACCTGGTCGTTCAGGCAGACGTGCGAGACCTCGGCGCGCCCGTAGGGCGTCTCGGAGACCCGGTCGAGCGGCGCGTCCACGGCGAAGCCGTGGTTGTGGGCGGTGACCTCGACCTTGCCCGTCGTACGGTCCTGCACGGGCTGGTTGATGCCCCGGTGCCCGTACTTCAGCTTGTACGTGCCGAAACCGAGCGCCCGTCCCAGGATCTGGTTGCCGAAGCAGATGCCGAAGAGCGGTGTGCCGCGCTCCAGGACTGCCTGCATGACGGCGACGGGGTGGTCGGCGGTGGCCGGGTCGCCCGGCCCGTTGGAGAAGAACACACCGTCGGGGTTCACGGCGTACACGTCCTCCACCGTCGCCGTGGCGGGCAGTACGTGCACCTCGATGCCGCGTTCGGCCATCCGGTGCGGAGTCATGCCCTTGATGCCGAGGTCGACGGCGGCGACGGTGAACTTCTTGGTGCCGATCGCGGGGACGACGTACGTCTCCTTGGTGGCGACCTCGGCCGAGAGGTCGGCGCCCTTCATCTCGGGGGCCTGGCGCACCTCGGCGAGCATGGTGCCGTCGTCGGGCAGCGCGTTGCCGGAGAAGATGCCGACGCGCATGGCGCCGCGCTCCCGCAGATGACGCGTCAACGCGCGCGTGTCGATGCCGGAGATGCCGACCACGCCCTGGTTGCGCAGTTCCTCGTCGAGGGAGCGCCGGGAGCGCCAGTTGGAGGGCACGCGCGCGGGGTCCCGTACGACATAGCCGGCGACCCAGATCCGCTGCGACTCGGGATCCTCGTCGTTGACGCCGGTGTTGCCGACGTGCGGGGCGGTCATCACGACCACCTGGCGGTGGTACGACGGATCGGTGAGGGTCTCCTGGTAGCCGGTCATACCGGTGGAGAAGACGGCCTCTCCGAAAGTCACCCCCACGGCCCCGTAGGCACGGCCGAGGAAGATCCGGCCGTCCTCCAGGACGAGTACGGCGGGAGTCTTCGTGGCTCCCCGGGTGGAGGTCGTCATCGTGCGCCTTCCGTTTCCGTCGTCTTGTTGATCATCTGGTTCAGGGTGCGGACCCACTCGTTGTGCTCGGCCGCGCGATCGGAGCGGAACCCGGAGTCGAGCAGCTTGCCGCCGTGCTCCCAGGTGACGACCAGCAGGCCGCCCTCGGTGAGGACCTTGCCCGCGATGCCCTTGTCGAGCCGAGCCTCGCGCAGTGCCTCCAGCGGGACGTAGAAGTCGGCCGCGCCGGGGCGTACGACGTCCAGTCCCGCGTCCGTCAGCGTGAGCTCGACCCGGCTGCGGGTGCCGAGACCGTGCGCCACGATGCGGTCCAGCCACTGACCGGCGGTGGTGGACCCGTGATAACGCCCGCTCATCGTCAGTCTGGCCGCACCGGGCTCGTCCGGCGCGGCAAGCAGCTCGGGCAGGTCGCCCTGGAGCGTGCCGCGCCACTTCCAGCCCTCGCGCATCAGCCAGTAGATGAGCGCGACGAAGAGCGCGAGCCCGACGAGCCAGCCCACCCGGGCGGCCCAGTCGGTCACCTCCGCCGACTTCTGTTCGGCGGCGACGTACGTCAAATGCGGCAGTGATGTCACGCGAGCTTCCCGTCGACGAGCGTGGCCTTGCCCCGGAGCCACGTGTGCGTGACACGGCCCGGCAGCTCACGGCCCTCGTACGGGGTGTTGCGGCTGCGGGAGGCGAAGCCCGCGGGGTCCACGGACCCACGGTATGCCGTGTCGACGAGCGTGAGGTTGGCGGGCTCACCTGCCGAGACGGGGCGGCCGTGGCCCGTCGCCCGCCCGATGCGCGCGGGGGCGAAGGACATGCGGTCGGCGACGGTCGCCCAGTCCAGCAGTCCGGTGTCCACCATCGTCTCCTGGACCACTGACAACGCGGTCTCCAGGCCGACCATGCCCATGGCGGCGGCGGCCCACTCGCAGTCCTTGTCCTCGTGCGGGTGCGGGGCGTGGTCGGTGGCGACGATGTCGATCGTGCCGTCGGCGAGCGCCTCGCGCAGGGCCAGCACATCGCGTTCGGTGCGCAGGGGCGGGTTGACCTTGTAGACCGGGTTGTACGTCCGGACCAGCTCGTCGGTGAGGAGGAGGTGGTGCGGGGTCACCTCGGCGGTGACGTCGATGCCCCGGGACTTGGCCCAGCGGATGATCTCGACGGATCCGGCGGTCGACAGGTGGCAGATGTGGACGCGGGAGCCGACGTGCTCGGCGAGCAGCACATCACGCGCGATGACCGACTCCTCGGCGACTGCGGGCCACCCACCGAGCCCCAGCTCGGCCGACACCACACCCTCGTTCATCTGGGCGCCCTCGGTCAGCCGCGGCTCCTGCGCATGCTGGGCGACGACCCCGCCGAAGGCCTTCACGTACTCCAGCGCCCGCCGCATGATCACGGCGTCGTCGACGCACTTGCCGTCGTCGGAGAAGACGGTGACACCGGCGGCCGACTCGTGCATGGCGCCCAGTTCGGCGAGCTTCTTGCCCTCCAGCCCGACGGTGACGGCCCCGATGGGCTGCACGTCGCAGTAGCCGTGCTCCTGCCCGAGCCGGTAGACCTGCTCGACCACACCTGCGGTGTCGGCCACCGGGAAGGTGTTGGCCATGGCGAACACGGCCGTGTAGCCGCCGCTCGCCGCCGCCCGGGTCCCGGTGAGCACGGTCTCGGAGTCCTCGCGCCCCGGCTCGCGCAGATGCGTGTGCAGGTCGACGAGCCCCGGCAGCAGCACCTTCCCCTCGGCCTCGACGACCTCGGCCCCCTCGGCGGACAGGCCCGCTCCGACTTCGGCGATGGTCCCGCCGTCGATCAGGACGTCCTGCGGCTCGCCGCCGAGCACCCGCGCACCACGAATAAGGATCTTGCCCATGTGTCTTACTTCTCCTCGGTACGGGTGTGGGTGACGGCGGGTTCGTTGCCGCCGAGCAGCAGATAGAGCACGGCCATCCGGATCGAGACACCGTTGGTGACCTGCTCGATGGCGGTGCAGCGCTCCGAGTCGGCGACCTCGGCGGTGATCTCCATACCGCGGACCATCGGCCCGGGGTGCATCACGATGGCGTGCTCCGGCATCCGCGCCATGCGGTCGCCGTCGAGGCCGTAGCGCCGCGAGTACTCGCGCTCGGTCGGGAAGAACGCGGCGTTCATGCGCTCGCGCTGGACGCGCAGCAGCATCACCGCGTCGGACTTCGGAAGGGTGCTGTCCAGGTCGTACGAGACCTCGCAGGGCCAGCTCTCGACTCCGACCGGCACCAGGGTCGGCGGCGCGACGAGGGTGACCTCGGCGCCCAGGGTGTGCAGCAGGTCGACGTTGGAGCGGGCGACGCGGCTGTGCAGGATGTCGCCGACCAGGGTGATGCGCTTGCCGGCGAGGTCCTGGCCGATGCCCGCGTCCCGGCCGACCAGTCGGCGCCGCATGGTGAAGGCGTCCAGCAAGGCCTGCGTCGGGTGCTGATGCGTCCCGTCGCCGGCGTTGATGACGACCGCGTCGATCCACCCGGAGGTGGCGAGCCGGTACGGGGCCCCGGAGGCGCCGTGGCGGATGACGACCGCGTCGACGCCCATGGCTTCGAGGGTCTGGGCGGTGTCCTTCAGGGACTCGCCCTTGGAGACGCTCGACCCCTTGGCGGTGAAGTTGATGACGTCCGCGGACAGGCGCTTCTCGGCGGCCTCGAAGGAGATCCGGGTCCGCGTCGAGTCCTCGAAGAAGAGGTTGACGACGGTACGGCCGCGCAGGGTCGGCAGTTTCTTGATCGGCCGGTCGGCGACCCGGGCCATCTCCTCGGCGGTGTCGAGGATCAGGACGGCGTCGTCGCGGGTGAGGTCGGCGGCCGAGATGAGATGACGCTGCATCTTTCAGGCTCCGTAAGGAAGTTCAGGAGATTCCGGGCAGGCAGGGCATCGCGAAGGTGCGTACGGCGCGGGGCCGCACGCGCGCGTGCTACTGCTGGGCGGTCTGCTTCACACCGAGCAGCACGGTGTCCCGACCGTCCTCCTCGGCGAGCTGGACCTTGACCGTCTCCCGCAACGACGTGGGGAGGTTCTTGCCGACGTAGTCGGCGCGGATGGGCAGTTCGCGGTGGCCTCGGTCGACGAGGACGGCGAGTTGCACCGCGCGCGGGCGCCCGAGGTCGTTCAGGGCGTCGAGGGCTGCGCGGATGGTGCGGCCGGAGAAGAGCACGTCGTCGACGAGGACGACCAGTCTGCCGTCGAGGCCGTCACCGGGGATGTCCGTGCGGGCCAGCGCACGCGGCGGGTGCATGCGCAGATCGTCGCGGTACATCGTGATGTCGAGCGAGCCGACCGGGATCTTGCGGTCGGTGATCTCGGCCAGCTTGGCGGCGAGCCGCTGGGCGAGGAAGACGCCCCGGGTCGGAATGCCGAGGAGCACCACGTCGTCGGCGCCCTTGGCGCGTTCGACGATCTCGTGGGCGATGCGGGTAAGCACCCGCGCGATGTCGGGGGCTTCCAGAACGGGCCGTGCGTCGGCCTCGTACTGCTGCTTGTCCTGCTCTGAGTCCATAAGAAACGGACCTCCTTCTCCGCCTCACAGGACGGATCATTAAAGGACGTCGGAATTGCGCCATCCACGGTACCAGTCCGCGCAACGCACCTGATCACCCCCCTGGTGTCAGGCGTCACCCGACTGCCGTAACCGCACGTCGCCCCGCATGGGAGGGCTGGGCGGGACCGTTCGGCTTGACGGGGGAGAGTAACGCTGCGTAACCTCACAGTGAGTCACCAGCCGCGCGGCTCGTCCGCACGTCGACACTGTGTCCGGGAGCTATATGTCCAGCGAATACGCCAAACAGCTCGGGGCCAAGCTCCGGGCGATCCGCACCCAGCAGGGCCTTTCCCTCCACGGTGTCGAGGAGAAGTCCCAGGGACGCTGGAAGGCGGTCGTGGTCGGTTCGTACGAGCGCGGCGATCGTGCCGTGACCGTGCAGCGCCTCGCCGAGCTGGCGGATTTCTACGGGGTTCCGGTGCAGGAGCTGCTGCCGGGCACCACGCCGGGCGGAGCCGCCGAGCCGCCGCCGAAGCTCGTCCTCGACCTTGAGCGGCTGGCCCATGTGCCGGCCGAGAAGGCGGGCCCCCTTCAGCGCTACGCCGCGACGATCCAGTCCCAGCGCGGTGACTACAACGGCAAGGTGCTGTCGATCCGCCAGGACGACCTGCGCACGCTCGCCGTCATCTACGACCAGTCGCCCTCGGTCCTGACCGAACAGCTGATCAGCTGGGGTGTCCTGGACGCGGACGCGCGCCGCGCCGTCGCCCACGAGGAGGGCTGAGTCCGACGGCTTCCAGCCGTTGAGCAGAAACGTGCCGCCGGGGTGGCCGGAACCTATGGGTTCCGGCCACCCCGGCGGCGTTTTACGGGCCCGGAGGGCCCCAGGGGTACCGGCAGATGAACGCCGGAGGGCCCACAGCGTGTCGCTGTGGGCCCTCCGGCGAGGTCCGCGCCAAGGGGCGCGGGGAACTGCGCGACCAGCCACAGGCGGCCCGCAGATCACATACGACCGCAGTTCCCCGGCGTATCCAGCGGAGCTACTCGCGGCGCAGCGTGGACTTCAGGTCCTTGAACCGGCCCAGGAGCCCGTTGACGAACGAGGGCGACTCGTCCGTGGAGAACTCCTTCGCCAGCTGCACCATCTCGTCGAGGACGACGGCGTCCGGGGTCTCGTCGACCCAGATCAGCTCGTAGGCACCGAGGCGCAGGATGTTGCGGTCGACGACCGGCATCCTGTCGAGCGTCCAGCCGACCGAGTACTGCGAGATCAGCTCGTCGATGCGCTGCGCGTGCTGCGCGTAGCCCTCGACGAGCTCCATCGTGTACTCGCTGACCGGGGGCTGGCGGGTGTCGGCCCGGGAGAGCCGGATCCAGTCCCCGAGGACCGTCTGGACATCGGCTCCGCGCTGGTCGCCTTCGAAGAGGATCTGGAAGGCACGCTTGCGGGCCGTGTTGCGGGCAGCCACGGTTAGCTGTTCACCCGGCCGAGGTAGTCGCTCGTACGGGTGTCGACCTTGATCTTCTCACCGGTGGTGATGAAGAGCGGGACCTGGATCTGGTGGCCCGTCTCCAGCGTGGCCGGCTTGGTGCCGCCCGTGGAGCGGTCGCCCTGGACGCCCGGCTCGGTCTCCTGGACGACGAGCTCGACGGCGGCCGGCAGCTCGACGAAGAGCACCTCGCCCTCGTGCTGCGCGACCGTGGCGGTGAAGCCCTCGATCAGGAAGTTGGCGGCGTCGGCGACGGCCTTGCGGTCCACCATGAGCTGGTCGTACGTCTCCATGTCCATGAAGACGAAGTACTCGCCGTCCATGTAGGAGAACTGCATGTCGCGCTTGTCGACAGTGGCCGTCTCGACCTTGACGCCGGCGTTGAACGTCTTGTCGACGACCTTGCCGGAGAGCACGTTCTTGAGCTTGGTGCGCACGAAGGCAGGGCCCTTGCCGGGCTTGACGTGCTGGAACTCGACGACGGACCAGAGCTGGCCCCCGTCGAGCTTGAGCACCAGGCCGTTCTTGAGGTCGTTCGTGGAAGCCACGGTTGCGGAATCTCCTGGACTGACGTGGACGACCCCGGGGCAGACGCGACAGCTCGAAGCTAGAGCGCGAGCAGTTCCTTGGTCGTGATGGTGAGTAGCTCGGGTCCGCCGTCCGCCTCAGGGCGTACGACGAGCGTGTCATCGATCCGGACACCGCCCCGGCCCGGGAGGTGGACCCCCGGTTCGACGGTGACCGGCACGCAAGCGTCCAGTTTACCCATGGCTGCGGGGCCGAGCTGCGGGTCCTCGTCGATTTCGAGCCCGACACCGTGTCCGACGAGCTCCGGAAGGCGGTCCGCGTACCCCGCGGAGTCCAGTACCTGGCGGGCCGCGCGGTCCACGTCACGGTAGGCGGCGCCCGGTGCCAGGGCCTCGCGCCCAGCGCGCTGGGCTGCGAAGACGAGGTCGTAGAGCTCGATCTGCCAGTCGGCCGGCGAGGTCCCGATGACGAACGTGCGGCCGATCTCACAACGGTATCCGCGGTAGACGGCGCCGAGACAAACAGAGAGGAAGTCTCCTTCCTCCACACGCCGATCTGTGGGCCGATGCCCCCGGCGGCCGGAATGGGGCCCGGTGGCGACAGCGGTCGCGAAGGCGGGGCCGTCGGCGCCGTGATCGACGAGCCGCCGCTCCAGTTCCAGGGCGAGATGTCTCTCCGTACGCCCGACGAGAATGGACTCCAGCAGCTCGCCGAGCGCCTGGTCGGTGATCTCGGCGGCGATCCGCAGACAGGCGATCTCCTCCTCGTCCTTGACCAGGCGGAGCTGTTCGACGGCGCCACCGAGATCGGCGAGACGCAGCCGGGGCGCGACCGAGCCGATGGCGCGATGCCGGGCCACGGTCAGATGGTGCTCCTCGACGGCGAGCGACTCGGTCCCCTGGGCGGCGGCGAGATCGGCGGCTGCGACCGCCGGATCGCCGCCGGGCGCGGACAGCACGTGCACACGCAGGGCCTCGTCAGGACGGCTGCCCTCGGGGGGCCGGTCGTCCTCGGGCCCCGCACACACGAGCAGGTCCTCACGCTTTCCCAGCAGCAGGACGGCTCCCTGGGGAGCCGCGCCTGCGAGATACCGCACATTGGCGGCGCGGGAGACCAGCGCTCCCGCACTGCCGCCCGCGTGACACTGCTCCCGAAGCCGCGCTCTGCGCGCCGCGTACGCCTCTGACATGCCCCGAGCGTAGGAGCGCGGACGGCTTCCCGCCGGTCGGAGAGGGCCGAGTGGGCGGTGGCCGCAGACCTTCTCGCCCCCGCCGCCCCTACCCGTCCCGTCCTTCTGGGGCTCCGTCCCAGACCCCGCTCCTCAAACGCCGGAGAGGCCGGCATACCAGCCCGTCCGGCGTTTGAGGACGAGGCCGTTCAGGCCGAGGCGGGGGGCTGGGGGCGGCAGCCCCCAGGGACGGGACAGGTAGGGGCGGCGGGGGCGGGCCACTCGTTCGGCCCACCCGGACCCGCCTGGCACCGCTCAGTCCCCGACAGGCGCACGCCCGACGCAAGGCGTATCCTGACCCGCTTCCCGGACTACCACTTGGGCGGGCTGGCCAGCAGTCGCGTGAGGACGTCGTCCAGGACCCGGGCCGTCGCCGGTACGTCGAGTTGGGAGTTGTCGATGATCGGGAGGCCGGAGCCGTACCAGCCCGCCATCCGGCCGTGGATACGGGCGACCTCCTCGTCGGCGAGGCGGCGGTTGCCGGAGCGCTCGGCGTTGCGCTCCAGAACGATCTCCAGGCCGGGCAGCAGCACGACCGGCAACAGGCCCGGCCCGACATGCCGCTTCCAGCCGCCCAGGCCGACGACCGGGCGGTCGGGGAAGACCGCGTCGTCGAGGATGCACGAGATGCCGTTGGCCAGGAAGTTGCGCGCGGCGAAGCCGCAGGTGCGGCGGGCGAGACGGTACTGCGCCTCGGAATGGTCGTTCCACCCCGACTGCGGGTCGGCGAAGCCCGAGCGGACCCATTCGCGTACGTCGTCGAGGCTGATGTGCGCGGTGGGCACCCGGCGATGGTCCGCCCAGTACTTGGCGACGCTCGTCTTCCCGGCGCCGGCCGGGCCGATCAGCAGCACGGCGAGGGGCGCGGAGGCCGGGTCGACGGCGCCCGTGGCGGGCGGCGGGCCCGGCGCCGGGACGAAGTCGCCCTGCGGCAGCCGCATATGGCCGGTGGTGTCGGGCGTGGGCGGCACCGGGGCATGCTGAGGAACGGGCGCGTGCTGCGGTACGGGCGGATGCTGGGCCTGCTGACCCGGCCCCGAGGGGACTCCCCCGGTATAGAGCGGGGCCGGAGCCGGTGGCCGGGTCGGGGGTGCGGAACCCGGGTGCGCGCCCGGGTGTTGCTGCCCCGCGTGCGGGACTGCCGACGACCAGTCGGCGCCCGGTCCTTGCCCCGGCTGGTGGGGCGGCGGCAGCGGAGACCCCACTGCGTCCTGCATCCGGTGCCACTCCATCTCGTACAGGCGATTGGCGCTGGCCGGCGGGGCACGGACCCCGCTCGCCACCGAACGGTACCGTCCCGGGCCGCCGTTTGGTGAACGGCCCGGGACGGCCCGAAGTGCCCGTCGCCACAGGCAAATCGGGCCAAGCGCCCGAGGCGGGAGCTACTCCCCCACTTCGCCGTAGGCGGCGAGGAGGACCGCCGGGTCGGGTCCCT contains these protein-coding regions:
- a CDS encoding Pro-rich N-terminal domain-containing protein; translation: MQDAVGSPLPPPHQPGQGPGADWSSAVPHAGQQHPGAHPGSAPPTRPPAPAPLYTGGVPSGPGQQAQHPPVPQHAPVPQHAPVPPTPDTTGHMRLPQGDFVPAPGPPPATGAVDPASAPLAVLLIGPAGAGKTSVAKYWADHRRVPTAHISLDDVREWVRSGFADPQSGWNDHSEAQYRLARRTCGFAARNFLANGISCILDDAVFPDRPVVGLGGWKRHVGPGLLPVVLLPGLEIVLERNAERSGNRRLADEEVARIHGRMAGWYGSGLPIIDNSQLDVPATARVLDDVLTRLLASPPKW
- a CDS encoding aminopeptidase P family protein, whose amino-acid sequence is MSEAYAARRARLREQCHAGGSAGALVSRAANVRYLAGAAPQGAVLLLGKREDLLVCAGPEDDRPPEGSRPDEALRVHVLSAPGGDPAVAAADLAAAQGTESLAVEEHHLTVARHRAIGSVAPRLRLADLGGAVEQLRLVKDEEEIACLRIAAEITDQALGELLESILVGRTERHLALELERRLVDHGADGPAFATAVATGPHSGRRGHRPTDRRVEEGDFLSVCLGAVYRGYRCEIGRTFVIGTSPADWQIELYDLVFAAQRAGREALAPGAAYRDVDRAARQVLDSAGYADRLPELVGHGVGLEIDEDPQLGPAAMGKLDACVPVTVEPGVHLPGRGGVRIDDTLVVRPEADGGPELLTITTKELLAL